From the genome of Oryza glaberrima chromosome 1, OglaRS2, whole genome shotgun sequence:
GCTGCTTGCACTGAACTAAGAGAATCCTTTTCTCCCCAATACTGCCAAGTGTGCCAAGAACATATATCTGATTTTGCAACTGAATGTGCTGTCATGTAGTGCAtataaaagaaagaagagagaaaccAAGAGGTGGTTCAGTTTAGATTTGGTTCTGTCTTGTAGtgacaaaaaaagagaaaccaaGAGGTGGTTCAGTTCAGATCTGTCAGGGGAAGCCAAGCCTTATGTTTCTCTTGTTTCAACTATTTTCAGTGGAAGTGTCACAGCTGAATATACAGCATGCACCATATGTTTCTCTCCTCCACTATGCAATTTATTCAGTCTGATACTCATGTTTCAGACTTTTGCCTGTTTTCTGATGACCTAGTCCTAGTCAATTTTGATGTGAGCCTACTACCTCACTTTGCAAAATGTCCAACAATTTTACTGATATGATGGTTGGTCGGCGGCACCGAGCGAGTTGTCAAGACAGAACGCCTGCTTTTGTTTATGCAAAACAAAAATGACTGTCTTAAACTAGTACTAACTAACACTATCAAGCTGCAATGATAGATGCTAGGCTTGCTACCTATCTACTAGCTAGACAGTATATATTTATGCTACCGTGCAATCTCTAGCAGCTACGTACGTACCGACCTGATGTGAGCCCTGAGTGCTGCACTGAAACGCGGATACACACCAATATCGGGCAGAAAAATGGTTAAAACCAAATGGATCATATGGACCACGGCAGCACCACCAGAAATCTAGTGGCCACGACGAATTACCGCAATGAAAACCAAAACCGAGCAATCAAACTTTTGGCCAGCGCACACGAATGCTACCATGTACTTGCAGCTAGCTCGCTAGCAGTTATCTGAAGCTCCAGTACAGTGATCAGCACCGCCCCTCGGGGTTAATAATTCAGTTGTAAAGCGCGCGCCACCTAGCTTAGCCTTTTCTCTTGATCTCCTCCTCTCTAGCTAGTGGTGGCTTTATCACGATTAATTCTAGTAGTAGATATCACACATGCACTCGCAGTAGTCGCATGCAGCTGCAATGTCTGACCGCGAAGGatgcgcgcacgcacgcacgcatctTGCTCGATCGGCCAATCTGGTCGCGAGATTCACGTCCATTTTCTGCTCGATTTGGATTAAACAACGGTGGCAGTAGAAAGACTAGTACTAATCTAGTAGACTAGTAGAAACAGTGGTCACCCCGGCGACGACGGGGGAGAGGAAGATTTGGGCCCGAATTTCGCAACGCACGCATGgcatacccccccccccccccccccccccccccgaaagCGATACGTATGCTGACCGATCCATGCGCTTGATGCGACCATGCGTCGCGTTTACATCAGGGAAAACGTGAGCGGAACAGCAACCGcgacggcgccaccaccgcgcagcagcagcacgtaCGCCGgcgacacgcgcgcgcgcgcgtgcccgTTTCTCTCGATCTCGCCACGGCTAGCTAAAGAGCGAGACAGTGAGTGCAACCTTTGATCGATCCTACCCCCAAATAGAAGTAGAATTGAGACACTGAGTGGTGCAAAGCCCTACTACTACGTGCACTGCCGCTGTCATTTCTCTAAGTAGAAGTGGAAAGTTAGTAGAACTCGTCGTACGTACGTCGACGACTCGTCTCGCGCGTGTACGTACGTGCACGCTCCACTGCACGTCGTGGAGGAGAAAAGCGGGGCTCGATCGTGTGCGATGTGTATGTGGCGTGGCCGGCCAGCGATCGAGCGAGCGCGCTCGGTGAggcgcgcgggggggggggggggggggggggggtcggtCGGTCGCCGCCATTAGAAAAATGGGCGCCCTTCGGCGCGAAATGGCGAAGAGCAGCCACATAACAAGCCTCTGATGAGGCCTCCACTACCGTTCACtcgtctccaccaccaccaccaccaccaccatcatctcctcctcctccgacgcgcGGCCATGCACGCGCCCGCCCGCCTCGCTCCCTCCCTATAAATCCTGGCTCCCGCGCTCCCCACACTTCTCCAAGCCCAACAACTCCCAACCGTCTCTAGCTCTAGCTAAGCTTAGCCGCGGCCTCTTGATCGACAAGCCTtcgctagcagcagcagcagatcgcGTCTCGTCGTCCTAGATCCCCGCGACAGCGACCTTGGATACTGCCTGCGTGCGTATATAAGAAGAGGTAGACGGGTAgtgatcgatccatccatccatccaagaTTCACCATTCAGCTCAGAGCTGCACGAACGCCTCTGCACTGAGAGTTTTTCATAGGTTTTTGCGGTGATGGAGCTCGCCGCAGCCGGTAGGACCGCCGCCATTGCGCTGCTTCTCGCGCTTGCCTTCGCGTCGAGCTTCATTAGCGCCGCCGATGGCGCGAGGAGTGCCCGCCACCACCATGCCAAGCACGCCAAGCGCAACGCCGCGCACCCGCCGTCGCAGGCGCCGGGCCCCGCGGCGAGGCACGCCCCGGGACCGGCGAGGCACCACGGCGCGCCGTCTCCTCACCCGGGGCGGCGCTCTCCCCCGGCCCCGGCGCCGGCCAACCCGCCGTCGTCCGACCCAATGCCTGGCGGGGCGCCGAGCGCCGCCCCCGCGGCCGGCGCGGCCACCGTGTACGACATCGTCAAGGACTTCGGCGCGGCCGGGGACGGCGTGACGGACGACACCGACGCGCTCAAGACGGCGTGGGACACCGCGTGCGCGGACGACGGCGCGAGCGTCgtgctggccgccgccggccgctcgtTCCTGATCCACACCACCGTCTTCACCGGGCCCTGCCAGGGCAGCGTCACGCTGCAGGTCGACGGGACGATCGTCGCGCCGAGCGAGCCGGCGACGTGGCCGGCGAACAACAAGCGCAACTGGCTCGTCTTCTACCGCGCCGACGGCGTGtcgctcgtcggcgccggcctcaTCGACGGCAAGGGCCAGAAATGGTGGGATCTTCCCTGCAAGCCTCACAAGGTATATAAGCTCAACTAATTAATTGCATCTCTACTCTTGCAATATTGGAGTACATATCTATCTGAATCTAATagctttccattttttttccttctttttttcttcagggGGGAAACACTCATGGACCATGTGATAGCCCAGTGGTGAGTGGCCTAACGCAACGACCTTTTAACCGTATTAACTGCCTCTGATTAGTGACAGTGTAATCAGTGCTAAGTACGATGCTAATCTTTGCAGGCGATGCGGTTCGCCATCAGCAACAACGTGACGGTGCGAGGGCTCAAGGTGCAGAACAGCCCGGAGTTCCACTTCCGGTTCGACAACTGCAACGGCGTGCGCGTCGACGGCCTGTCCATCAGCTCGCCGGCGCTGAGCCCCAACACCGACGGCATCCACGTCGAGAACACCCAGGACGTCCTCATCACCAACACCGTCGTCTCCAACGGCGACGACTGCGTCTCCATCGGCGCCGGCACGCTCAACGTCCACATCGAGAACGTCACCTGCGGGCCCGGGCACGGCATCAGCATCGGCAGCCTGGGGAAGGCCGGGACCAAGGCGTGCGTGGCGAACGTGACGGTGCGGAACGCGGTGATCCGGCACTCGGACAACGGCGTGCGCATCAAGACGTGGCAGGGCGGGT
Proteins encoded in this window:
- the LOC127783559 gene encoding polygalacturonase At1g48100-like, with the protein product MELAAAGRTAAIALLLALAFASSFISAADGARSARHHHAKHAKRNAAHPPSQAPGPAARHAPGPARHHGAPSPHPGRRSPPAPAPANPPSSDPMPGGAPSAAPAAGAATVYDIVKDFGAAGDGVTDDTDALKTAWDTACADDGASVVLAAAGRSFLIHTTVFTGPCQGSVTLQVDGTIVAPSEPATWPANNKRNWLVFYRADGVSLVGAGLIDGKGQKWWDLPCKPHKGGNTHGPCDSPVAMRFAISNNVTVRGLKVQNSPEFHFRFDNCNGVRVDGLSISSPALSPNTDGIHVENTQDVLITNTVVSNGDDCVSIGAGTLNVHIENVTCGPGHGISIGSLGKAGTKACVANVTVRNAVIRHSDNGVRIKTWQGGSGSVSAVAFENVRMDAVRNPIIIDQYYCLSKSCENETTAVFVNGVSYSGIRGTYDVRGPPIHFGCSDAVPCTNITLSDVELLPASGDTVDEPFCWNVYGNAATPTVPPVSCLSSGFPNYTEKKDLQCY